The genome window ACAATACACcagaaatttataaattaagagaAATTGGTTAGAAGCGTGTGTATGCAACCTATCTATTCTAATTATGAAATGGATAAGTTTATATATGAAATGGTTAGAAGCGTGTGTATTCTATTCTATTAGAAATGATTTAACAGCTCTTTATTAGTTCCTTAGTTACTGATTTAGATGGTTCCTCTCTCATATGCAGGCTAAATTTAATAAGAAACTGCTAGACTGAGATATTTGTTTCTTTTTGCATCTGAACTTTTCAGTTTCTTCAGATCGTTGTTTCGCTTTTTGGTTTATAGATCTATTTCTCCCTTTTAGCGGGTTGATATATTCAGATGTGAATTTCTTTTGCAGGAAGGAGTGCCACTGCATGCTTTTTCTCACCACCGACAATGACTTCGCTGGTCAGGATCAGGTAATACTGAATGCTCAACTTTTTGCGTCAGAGTCGGTTTAAATGGTATCTTGCATGTATAATTTACTGTTGGTTCAAACTTTGTTGGTACTTTGCAAATGCAACAAAATAAGTGGGGAacttagaaaaaaaaatgacacatattaaatattaagaGGGTCTGTAATATCCCTATGAGATTTTGGGGAATGAGTTTTGGTACATAGAAGTCATTTTAACCAGAAAAAAGATGAGCATCAAGCTGATGTAGATATGAAATATTGATTCTCTTTACTTATAAGTTGACTGAACAATCAGTTTCGAACCCTTTTTTCTCCAAGGCAATCACACATTAATGGTTATAAAATCGTAACACAGGCTAGCCATTAAATTGTTTAGGTGAAGTTATCCTTTAGTTCCCAAGCTAGCACCATTTGATTGTACAAAATAACCAATATATGTTTTCATATCTTACCAAAATCGTGCTGAGAAAGAttcatttctttatatttacCAATAATCCTGATGAGAATACAGATGAAATCTGTAGTGTATGTGATAATTCTATATCGATATTTATGTTGGATCATCATAAATCTTCTTTTAGAACAAACAATATGCTGTAGTCTACCATTCTGGTTGATTTCATACTTATATCTTACGGGATACCTTTATTCGTTTCTATACAGGCCATTTCCTTGGaagaaattaaagaaacaaCAGCAGGCATGTAGGGAATCAATATATGCTAATCACTATTTGAGGAAACTTGGTTTGTATGTATACATACTTGTATTCTAGTGATAAATTTATCCAGCATCATTTCATGTTTGCTTTCTTCCCCGGTTACTAGTCTAGAAGTCTGTGTGTTAAGCTAAATCAAATTCTAAAGCTTATTAAGATTGTGATTTGGCGGAGCAAAAAAGTACCAAAACTGAAAACCCGAACCGAACTGTGTtaattcggtccggttcggtcttAATTTTCTGAAACTTCGGTCATTTTGGTCATGAGTAGACCAAAATATTTTCTGGTCCTGTCCggtcttttaaaaaatattttggtcTTTACCGAATAGACCAAATAAGATATGCTATAATTTTTAtcctatataaatattataaattgttattatattaGATATTCTAAATATATCTGTTTCTATACGtctgtttgaagttaaaaccctAGAATCAGAAATTCACTCCCATCTTTTAATCGAAGAACAAAAGGCTGTAGATTGCAGTATGATGCAGACACTGAAGTTGAGTATCGCAGGCAAAGTACTCGGTTTGGTTAGGTTCGGTCCATAAGCTTCAGTCGGTTTTGGTCTAAAAAAATGAGTATCTGGTTCGGTCTGGTACACTGGACGGATGATCAGCAGCCAGCATATCATGTGAGTGTATAGTGTGGGTTTGCCTGTCCTCTTTCAACAGTTTTGCCTAGAGTAAGGGTAGCCTTCATGTTGATATACATATTATCAAGTCCAGTCTATAATAAACATGttgaaatgattaaaaaaaaaaaagagacgcGAATGGTTGGTTTTTATGAAACCAGTAGAGTCACGCTCACATATGCATTCAATCAAAGCCCGAGCAAGTACATTCGATTAAAGTTGTTACATGATGTTACCCAGATACAAGAATCTCTAACACAGGAATTCAAACTCACCAATAATAGCCCTTCATCTGTATCCTCAGATTAGATGACCAAGTGAAacataacaaaacataaaagCAAAATAGAAAGACAACGAGTGTCACAAGTAAATCAAGACAGTATCATTAAACGGCAGCTGTGAGGGCAAAGAATGATACGGCAACAGCAAAAACTCCGATCAACATGGACTCGAATGAAATAAGTCCAACTGCGGCATCAGTACTGGGAGGAGCAGCGGGCGACACTTGTGCAGAAACAGACAACGCTGCAAACACGAAACAGACAGCCAAAACCAGAGCAATCTTTTGGCAAGCCATTTCTGTTTTGTGGAAGAAGCCTGTTTCAGATAGAAATGGATGATTGAAGATTGAGTTGATTACTAATGGGTACAGTTGAAACCCTTTTATAGGCAGTGAACCCGGAAGAAAATAAGGTAAAGTTAGGCACTTCCTTTTCTTATAATTGATTGATGAAACCTATGGTCTTTCTTTTTGTCATTTAGGAAAATTAAAGGAGTAGTTGAAGACACAAAGGGCAGATGGCAAGGGTTTAGTATAGATATCAGAAACTGCGTCGTAATTTAACTGCTGCCCTGATGGCAATATCAAAGGGGGGAATGTAAATGTCACATCTTATTGTTGCTTGCCTTGAGATGTTTCAATACTACTCAACAATGCAGCCAATTGTTAGCTTATTGTAAATCAAAAAATGTATTCTCTGCTGTGCAATTTCGCATCATAAAATGAGTAGTCCGTTGTATTATTCCCCTCCTTAACCTATGCATTCGTCATATAATCAAATCCATCCAAGCATAAGTAGTTATAAGCATGTGTTCATAATAAATTAACTGAAAAGAAAATCCTTTAAGGGGGTTTGAAAAcgtgcatttcatttcaaatgatagaatttaagttgtcatttcaaattttcaggtttatactaatatttgaatgtcctgaatttcaaatgaaattgaaTTTCATATTCCGAAACATGTTATTTgttcaaattcagaatttcaaatgaaatctagGTTTCCAAACAGACCATAAAGTTATTTAACAGGattcagattttcaaaacatttTACTGGATGACATTATCGTATGCTGTTATTCTATTTGTTCTGATATTTGGTGCTGTGTTATGTGCTTCTCATGTCAAATGTCCCTGTtggctttctttttctttttctttctttgtttgCTAGAATCCTTTTTAGAGCATTTCTAGTGATCCGTACGTACGGGTCCCGTAAGGCTGTAACTATGTTTTTTTTTCTCTGTTGCAAGTAAATTGACCTCCCTGTTGGCTGCAAATGCAATTGCTTGCAGTCGTGTGTCACAATTATTCGATTCCTCGATAAATAAATGATCACTATAAATtgagtttaattttatttcatttgaaGAAAATTGGCATTGGGGCTGAACAATCCTAGTCAATCACCAATGGACAAAATTCAGACATTAAACCAATGGAAACTGCTTTGGATCAAACCCCAAGTCTGCATGCATCAACAAATTTTAAGACCCACAACATTATATAGAAACAATTTAAGCCCAATGTCCAGAATGAAAAGTAGCATAAAAATTGTAACACTAGATCACTGGCAGTGACAAGGAAGAAAACTTGGTACAATACTTAGCTTTTCCCCATGATACATTGATACttaaaaattcttaatattTAGAGTTACATGCATATTACATAGCATTTGGGAGTAAAATGTTCAAGGGCACTTGCTTTTGCCACCATGAGTGGTCATATTAGCATAGCATTTGCCACATTTCTCTTTGTTTCCAAACTGTCCTGGAGGCACACATTTGCATCTGTCACAGCATGTCACACAAGCTCTTAGGCACACATTCTTTCTTGAGTGTAGCTTGCACCTCACCAAGCATGGAGGGTAACACTCTGCACCCAAAAATATGTATGTCCACTCAATCTTCAGATGacacaaattaataataatatgaatggAATGCATTTATGAGATAAAGCTACTACCTTTAGTGTTTCTTGGTGGTGAAGGGGGTGGTGGTGAAATTGGAGGAGAAGGTGGCTTCACAGATGGACGTGGTGGTGGTGGCACCTTGACTGGGACTGGTGGTTGTGGTGGTGGTGGGGCCTTGGATTGTACCGGAGGAGGTGGAATCTTGACTGGAGTAGGAGCTACAGGTGGTGGTGCCTTCACTGGGGCAGCTACTGGAGTAGGAGCAGGAGCAGGAGCAATAGGTGACTTGAGGGGACTCTGTGCATGTGGTGGTACTTTGGTAATAATGCCACTCTAGAGAACAAGATAAAAGTTCACAAAAGTCAAAAAAATACAAGGAGCTTAATGAAATATCTTGTAAGCTAGTGATTTACAGTGTGTTGTACTTATGTTTTACCTCCAGGAGTTGTTCACTTTCTGATAAAACCTACAAACACCATAAAATGAAGTAAAACATGGTCAGAAACTAAATGAACTTTTAGCTGTAGTATTTTATTGATTTTCATATAAACACACCATACCATTGTTGAAACAAGTAAGAGGGAGGCCAGAAGGTGAAAGAAGGATCTGAGTGCCATGTTGTTAGAAGGTGGTTTTGAGCAGAATGGGGAGTGAGTGGAGTGATATAAGTAGAGAGATGAGAAGAGATAGGAGGGTTGTTGCAAGGTAGGAATGGCCCATTAAGATCATATTTAAGGAATGGGTGACAGCTGCTTGAGGTGAGGCGGTGAGCCATCACTGTTTAGCTGATAACACCAGGCCAGTCACCAGTCTGCTTTAATTTAGAGTTTTGTTcaagtgtgcattaaaattaatCTCTCAAGTAGGGATATACATGATGCGGTTTGCACTTAAAATTGCAAGCAGAATCACAAATGTGCGGCTTCTAAATATGAAAACTGAAATCGAACCAAACACCATTGACAGATTTACTGTAGCGAACCACCTGCATGTTGTGGAAGCGTGGTTAATTTTAGGATCGTTCTGaggttataaaaaaaaaagatggatgccttcaaaatcataaaattgaaaTGAATAATGTACGCGAGATCATATCAATATCTTTTGTGAGTTCAATTTACGTTAAACGTACTCAGGACAAATTTGAGTCCGATTTTTGTCGGCCGCGCAACACTCATTAACTTCATATTAGTATTGATATTGTTCGTTATGGCTTGTGTCCAAGCCCGCACGAATTTGTTTTTCGGCTCCTCCCAAAAGACTTCATACTAATGAAATTGTTCCACTATTTATATTCAAGACAAATCTTCTTTCATTTTTCTGATGCGAGACTTGGATTGACATCCTCTGAACAGTTTCAGCAGAGATGTAATTTTAGTGACTACCCCTTGCCACAAAACACCAGGCCAGTCACCTATCTGCTTTAATTTAGAGTTTTGATTATGTGTGCTTAAAATTTAATCTCTCGAATAGGGATATGCATGATGCGGTTAGCACTTAAAACTGCAAGCAGAATCACAAGTGTGCGGCTTCTAAATATGAAAACTGAAATCGAACCAAACACCATTGACAGAGTCTCAATGGCTTATTTACTATAGCAAACCACCTGCATGTTGTGGAAGCGTGGTTAATTTTAGGATCATTTTGAGGttatgaagaaaaaaaagatgGATGCctacaaaatcataaaattgaaaTGAATAATCTTTTCGGGATCATATCAATATCTTTTGTGAGTTCAATTTCCGTTAAACGTACTCACGTGATGGACAAATTTGAGTCCGATTTTCATTGGGCCGTGCAACACTCATTAACTTcgtattagtatgatattgttcgTTATAAATTGTGTCCAAACCCACACGAATTTGTTTTTCAGCTCTTCTCAAAAGACTTCGTACTAATGAAATTGTTCCGCTGTTTATATTCAAGACAAATCTTCTTCATTTTTCTGATACCATacttggatcatctaaacaatTTCAGCAGGTTTGTAATTTTAGTGACTACCCCTTGCCACAAAACCATTACACTGTACTTGACTACTATCTGGCACACGTATGTacctactactccctccgtccctaaatacttttcctggatctccttttcacgtttgccaacacacacttttgatcattaatatctttaattttatattagtattaaatataaaaatttcactgtattaaagtactcgtaaatacgaacccaacaagatcactcatgactatatttagtattatagattagacgtaaattagtcatttgtctcatgttatgaacaatcccgacatatcaaacgagaaaagctttttgggacggagggagtactacacTGCCCCCCTTTGATCCCTCTACACGAGGCCTGTCTATGCCTGTCTCTACTTTTTTCTAATTAATGATTATTAGCAGCTTGATTATCCCTTCAACCTGGATTATCTTTAATCATCTTGTTACTTGAGTTGGCTTGAGTTTTCTCTTTTTGTCTTGCCCGTCTCAATTAGCTAGGACTAGGAGAAGACACTGCTAAATTTTAGCAGATGAATCtttaaacagaaaaaaaaatggTTATTGTCTGAAGTCTGAAGTCTGAACCAGCATTGAGATAAATTACTGTGATTTAAACAATGGAGTAAATTAGGTTAAGATGGATTTGTAGTCTGGTAAGAAAACAACAAACTTGTCTCGAAAGTCGAGTCATGATCAATGATAACACAACAGCTGTGTCCGTACTCACCAAATAAAGCACCAAAATTCACTCAGCTGTTGCCATCCTATACAGATTAAATTTTCAAGATCAGCTCGGCACTAACTGATTTTATTTTGTCTAAAGGGTCCTAGTCCCCGACAACTGTTTGTCAAGGACCGTTTATATAACACACACTACCAGGACCgttggatttctatttgaagGGTCCGAATTGAAGTTTTTTTGACtgatccgctataattttccgcggatcagtaaaaaaaaaaagcttttaTCCCCACCATTAAAATACAAATCTAATGGATTCTACACTGTGTGTCGGATAAAGCCTCCGTAGCAATAGCCTGTTATGGACCAAAACCCTTGTCTAAAATGGCCAAAATCACTGCTGAATACTTAAGAGATTCATGATCTCCTAAATGACAATAATGTAAAGGTTCGTTAAACCAGAGCTATGAtatcatattgaaaatcattatgTCTGAAGTCTTAAGATATTAGACGAAGACTCTCCGAATAAATTTTATACTAAATTTCAATTATGAATAATggtaaattaaatattcctaTTTTTTTATTGCAAAAGATGGACCTCTAATCCTCACCTTGCTGTCTTGTTGAGGTTACTAAAAAGTACTGTATAAGTCTGTACATACATATAGGCACAAGTAAATTAGCTCCTATTAATATTTGATGTGCATAAATGTGATGTAGTGAAGCAGAGAAATGAATGAACTTTGGCTCCCTCTGCTCAACTTAATACACTGAACAGTATGCTGATTTCAAAATCAAAGATGGGCATTTAAAACGTTGGAACTTGATCTTATAATGGAATGGAAAAAGGACTGCATGTACTAGAAAGCTTTTGATTATGAGTTGAACAACAACACTGGTTTAAATTGTGAGATGAAGAATCTTTGCTCATTTCGTTTCCTTGCCAGGACCAAATCCTGAAATTTCTGGTCTTGTTCCTTTCTGAAAAGTGAACGCATCAAACTTATTTTGGACCTTGTATTTGTCCTTATCTGATTTTGTAATGTGCATGATAGTatgtttttcttctttctttgatAATCAGTTTAGCAAAAATGATTCCTTGGTTTTGAAATGCGATGTAAACTCTGGACACGGATTTATGAATTTCAAAATGTGGctacttttttgaatgaaaaatactAGGTACACGAAAAAatgttttcagatttttttcccaaatctaGTTGGCAAAGTATGATTGGTTCAACTCACACGGGATCCTCCGTATGCACATCAATCACCCAATTAAAATTAGCACATGTCTGCCAcgttatttgagaaaaaaaaaaattggaaacaaaATTTGGGGTACCGAGCACTATTTTTTTGAATTCGGATACCTGTAATTTGCAAATTTTGAACTATAACCACTATTGTGAAACACAAGTAAGTTGTGGCTCCCAAAATGCATGCAGCATATATGAATTATGAGGAAATAATCATGGAAAGATAACCATTTCCATTATCTTTAAGTCTTTAACATTACAAGCCAAGAAGTAATTCCTGCATGGTTATCTTTAACATCGAATTGAGCATGATCCACATGATTTCTACAGAGATTCGGAGAAAAAGTGACAAAGATTGTAGGCCATTCCTGCATAACATCATGTGTGTGGGCAAAACACCTGTAAGGGTCCAGTTGTGAAGTAGATATTGCAGGTAATGGATGGTAAAGTGGCGCGGTGAGGATACAGACAGATAGATAACTCTGATGAAATGTGAAAACATGTCGACTAGGTCCAGTGGGTGGGCTTGTTTAGTGTTCTGGCAACTCGCATTGCCAGCGAATATCCATATATTCTTGATGAAAAACTATCAAGTATTTGAAGGTTAACGTTTCACGTATAAATTTAGTTTAGTGATTACTCATGTCGTTAATGAGTTTGGATGGACGCAGACTACAGAAGCAACCGAGCTTAGCTCAGATCATGTAAAGCTGTTTATGAAGATTATATGGTTTGATCTTTTGTAGATGTAGTGCCTGGATGAGACATGTCCATTCCCTGTAATCCATAGAATTGTCAGTTTTGATGGTTTTCACACAGCCATTGCTTTAGcattatattttatcaacatCTTTCTCATCATTCAACTTGCTCATTGTTGATACCATTGGTTTAGCTGAAGTTGATATTACCATTATAAGTTAGTGTACACATTTCCTGGAACAGATTTACTGAAGATTCATCTGCTGCTGGGAGGTGCAGCACCTTAGAATGATACGATAAATATGAGAATTTAGGACCATAGACAAGAAGGCCCCTTGGTAAATAGTATATTTTGCTATTGGACCATAGTTAATGCATATATATTGGTtcaaataaaaaccaaaaacTGTAAAAGCCAATTGTTCCCCAAAACATATATTGCACAACCTTTTTGGTTCTGACTGTAAGGTTACACACATTAGGAAAAAGAATTGTGCAAGTGCCAAATGTTTTGTCTCAAGAACCCAGATAGAAAGAAACCAAGTTGTGACATGAAACCGTTCACAAGTTCAACACAAGTAGTGTGTTTggcatgaatatatatttaaatttcacagataaagaataaataaattatttaccaCAGTATGCTTCATAGCAACTACTTGAAAGACGTTTTGTCATTACTTAGCAAAACAACATCTTGCTATTCAGGAACAAGTTAATTCAAATTGAAACTTCCAGTTCTCTTCCCATACACCGATTAATTCAACAAAAAACTAGCCGAAGCCTCAATAGAAAAGCTAAGCAAATCAGGAGACATTTTTATCAACTTCTATATTTCTACAGTGTTTCCCTCGATCATCGATAATGTCCGACATAAAAAGATCTACTCAATATCTTCTTCATCCTCAAAACTTAAATTCAAAGTTTGCAACTTGAAGCCAGAGCCTTGTATAATCTCGACCAAACTGGAAGCAACCCCTGTAGCTTGTACGGTCGTCTGCTTTGTCAACTGAACAAAAGGTATTGTGTCAGTGATAATTGCAAAAATtctaattttcaattattatcGGTTCCAACTCGCAAGTCCCACATTCTTAATTTACATAATGCATTGGACTCTTGTTGGATGTAGTGTGTTGCAATTTTAGACACTACAAGGCATATCTTCGAGCAACTCCAACAAGGAGTGCCAAAACACCAAGTGGCATGACATGGCATAACAAAGTGTCCCTCACcacttgtccacttcaatttACGATTTCTTTCCTTCACCatcttcttttcctttttccCTTCTGAGAGAAACCTAtaactttaatttaatttaatatgtatTTACTTTATAACTTTAATAAATTTAGTAAATATTTACAATATGTAAATAgttttttaaaagattcaaaaaccatctaaaataatttattaacatcattttcaaaatagtaaatgtaaaaaaaattaacaaataaaagttGAAGTACGCATGCGTTTGAACTTTAAAATGcaaacaaaaatcaaacaagAAAGAGAAGA of Daucus carota subsp. sativus chromosome 3, DH1 v3.0, whole genome shotgun sequence contains these proteins:
- the LOC108213219 gene encoding gibberellin-regulated protein 14 → MALRSFFHLLASLLLVSTMVLSESEQLLESGIITKVPPHAQSPLKSPIAPAPAPTPVAAPVKAPPPVAPTPVKIPPPPVQSKAPPPPQPPVPVKVPPPPRPSVKPPSPPISPPPPSPPRNTKECYPPCLVRCKLHSRKNVCLRACVTCCDRCKCVPPGQFGNKEKCGKCYANMTTHGGKSKCP